The genomic DNA ATTTCCTTTATAATGGTCGATAGACGAGCACAAAATAATTGTTATAGAAAAAAAATAAGTTTTGAACATTATAATATAAAAAATAATATGACTCAACTAATTTTTCGCATTATGTTGAAATTTCTGACAAATATACAGAAAAGAGACCCTTAAAAATTTTCCGATAATAAAGAACTCAAACCAATTAGATGATGGTTTGAGCTTTAGTAACCTTATTTTTTCATAAATGCCTCATGTAAAGATGACAGCTCCCGTTCAAGCATATCCAGCAATGCCTTCCCTTCATACTCTTCAATGAGACCTAAACGTACAGCAAAGTCAATTTCTCTCGATAGGCCAAACATTTGTGTATCTAAAACCTCTTCATATAGAGGACATTGAGGCATTGTTAAATTATCCATTTGAACTTGGATCAATTTCATAATTTTATCAGCATCTGCTTTCAGAAGCGCTAATGCCTTTTCACGATGATCAACCGCAATCTCAGACGCCAACTGAATCCCTCCGTTCTGCTGTACAGACGTACTCTATCTATTTATATTAAACGTATGAGAATAAAAATGCAAGAATTCATCCTCCACAATTTAAGACAAATATATGTTGACAGCTTTTAAAATATACTTAAAGAATATTTGGCTGATAGTAATTCAAGAAGACGAATCCCTGAAATACTATTCCCTTTTTCATCTAAAGAGGGTCCGAAAATGCCAATACCATATCGGTTTGGAACAACAGCGAGTATTCCTCCAGATACACCGCTTTTTGCTGGTATCCCAACTTTTATGGCAAACTCTCCTGAAGCATTATACATTCCACAAGTGACCATAAACGTTTTACATAGCCTCGCAATCTTTTCAGGGATTAATTGCATGCCAGTTTCTGGATGTTTTCCATTTAAAGCAAAAACAGCCCCAATCTTGGCAAGATCTAAGCTATGCATTTGTATAGCGCATTGTTTCGTATATAATTCCATTAATTCTTCAACATCCCCTTGAATAATACCGTGCTCCTTTAAAAAGTAACACAACGACCTGTTTAGCCAAGCCGTATCATATTCTGATTGAGCGACTTTTTCGCTGATGGAAATGGTATGATTGTTCGTTAAATTCCGAACAAACGTGATGATTCGTTCGAATTTTTCCTCTTTATTTTTTCCTTTAATCATGTTGGTTACGGCTAACGCACCAGCATTAATCATCGGATTTAACGGCTTCGATGGATTTA from Bacillus alveayuensis includes the following:
- a CDS encoding glutaminase (product_source=KO:K01425; cath_funfam=3.40.710.10; cog=COG2066; ko=KO:K01425; pfam=PF04960; superfamily=56601; tigrfam=TIGR03814), with protein sequence MTEMACQTNLDLQQFIEEAKKVTKYGKVADYIPALAEANQHDLSAAIYYVDGTCVKAGEMETYFTLQSISKVLTLALALMDHGQEYVFERVGMEPTGDPFNSIAKLETVNPSKPLNPMINAGALAVTNMIKGKNKEEKFERIITFVRNLTNNHTISISEKVAQSEYDTAWLNRSLCYFLKEHGIIQGDVEELMELYTKQCAIQMHSLDLAKIGAVFALNGKHPETGMQLIPEKIARLCKTFMVTCGMYNASGEFAIKVGIPAKSGVSGGILAVVPNRYGIGIFGPSLDEKGNSISGIRLLELLSAKYSLSIF
- a CDS encoding uncharacterized protein YlaN (UPF0358 family) (product_source=COG4838; cath_funfam=1.10.287.750; cog=COG4838; pfam=PF07408; superfamily=140404); amino-acid sequence: MASEIAVDHREKALALLKADADKIMKLIQVQMDNLTMPQCPLYEEVLDTQMFGLSREIDFAVRLGLIEEYEGKALLDMLERELSSLHEAFMKK